A genome region from Verrucomicrobiia bacterium includes the following:
- the flhA gene encoding flagellar biosynthesis protein FlhA: MAAPQTPSRISRLLGSGDLFLTAALFGTILLMILPVSPFLLDGLLAGSIAISLLILLVILYVKEPADFSGFPTLLLFVTLFRLGLNIASTRLILLDGYAGQIIQSFGDFVVRGNFVVGLVVFAILVIINFIVITKGAGRIAEVAARFTLDAMPGKQMAIDAELNAGVINEAEARERRRRVEQEADFYGAMDGASKFVRGDAVASILITLINVIGGFAIGIMQKGMTVADSLQRFTLLSIGDGLVSQVPALITSVAAGILVTRAAAKDDLGRELSKQLFLFPRAMFVLSGMLGIFALVPGLPTLTFLGLAVVTFLLARALKQHQGQLKEAEAAAGGGAGAGAKGAGGAGGGPAKPEGGAAEKLESLLPLDTLQIELGYGLVGLADGRRGGDLLERVTGVRKTFAQEMGMVVPPIRLRDNMQLGPNEYRFLLKGNPVVQGELMPGQWLAMNATNSKTVLRGMPTVEPVFKLPATWITEVERRNAELAGYTVVDAASVLVTHLSETIKRNAHEILSRQDVQTLVDNLKQTHSAIVSDLIPGMLNLGQIQRILQNLLAEGISIRNLSGILEKVADYAAVTKNPDELSEHARRALGWQIVKPYQQDNGMLRAITLDPRLEQQISQGVRQTPMEVSLVMEPRLARHLVEGLSGRIQQLLAVGQPPVVLCAPQIRLAFRRFFETTFAELAVLSYAEIPARVEVQSATTIPCPE, from the coding sequence ATGGCCGCCCCTCAGACACCTTCCAGGATTTCGCGCCTGCTCGGCAGCGGGGACCTGTTCCTTACGGCGGCGCTGTTCGGGACCATCCTGCTGATGATCCTGCCCGTCTCGCCGTTCCTCCTGGACGGCCTGCTGGCGGGAAGCATCGCCATCTCGCTCCTGATCCTGCTGGTGATCCTTTACGTGAAGGAACCGGCGGATTTCAGCGGGTTCCCGACCCTGCTGCTCTTCGTGACGCTGTTCCGGCTCGGCCTGAACATCGCCTCGACGCGGCTGATCCTGCTCGACGGCTATGCCGGTCAGATCATCCAGTCCTTCGGGGACTTCGTGGTGCGGGGGAACTTCGTGGTCGGCCTGGTGGTCTTCGCGATCCTGGTGATCATCAACTTCATCGTCATCACCAAGGGCGCCGGCCGCATCGCCGAGGTGGCCGCCCGGTTCACCCTCGATGCCATGCCGGGCAAGCAGATGGCCATCGATGCCGAACTCAATGCCGGGGTCATCAACGAGGCCGAGGCGCGGGAACGCCGCCGTCGGGTCGAGCAGGAGGCCGACTTCTACGGCGCGATGGACGGTGCCAGCAAGTTCGTCCGCGGCGATGCCGTCGCCTCGATCCTGATCACCCTGATCAACGTCATCGGCGGATTCGCGATCGGGATCATGCAGAAGGGCATGACCGTGGCGGATTCGCTCCAGCGCTTCACGCTGCTGTCGATCGGGGATGGCCTGGTCTCGCAGGTGCCGGCCCTGATCACCTCGGTGGCGGCGGGCATTCTGGTGACCCGGGCGGCCGCCAAGGACGACCTGGGCCGGGAGTTGAGCAAGCAGCTCTTCCTGTTTCCGCGGGCGATGTTCGTGTTGTCGGGGATGCTGGGGATCTTCGCCCTGGTGCCGGGCCTGCCGACCCTGACGTTCCTCGGGCTGGCGGTGGTGACCTTCCTGCTCGCCCGGGCGCTCAAGCAGCACCAGGGGCAGCTCAAGGAGGCGGAGGCGGCGGCGGGGGGTGGCGCGGGGGCCGGCGCCAAGGGTGCGGGCGGAGCGGGCGGAGGACCGGCCAAGCCCGAGGGCGGTGCGGCCGAGAAGCTCGAGTCCCTGCTGCCCCTCGACACCCTTCAAATCGAACTCGGGTACGGGCTGGTCGGACTGGCGGACGGTCGGCGCGGCGGGGATCTGCTCGAACGGGTGACCGGGGTGCGCAAGACCTTCGCCCAGGAGATGGGGATGGTGGTGCCCCCCATCCGGCTGCGCGACAACATGCAGCTCGGTCCCAACGAGTACCGGTTCCTGCTGAAGGGCAATCCGGTGGTCCAGGGCGAGTTGATGCCCGGCCAGTGGCTGGCCATGAACGCCACCAACAGCAAGACTGTGCTGCGCGGCATGCCCACCGTGGAACCCGTGTTCAAGCTGCCCGCCACCTGGATCACCGAAGTCGAGCGCCGCAACGCGGAGCTGGCCGGGTACACCGTGGTGGACGCGGCCTCCGTGCTGGTCACCCACCTTTCGGAGACCATCAAGCGCAACGCGCACGAGATTCTCAGCCGGCAGGACGTGCAGACCCTGGTGGACAACCTCAAGCAGACCCACTCGGCGATCGTCAGCGATCTCATTCCGGGGATGCTCAACCTCGGTCAGATCCAGCGGATCCTGCAGAACCTCCTGGCCGAGGGCATCTCGATCCGCAATCTGTCCGGCATTCTCGAGAAGGTCGCCGATTACGCCGCGGTGACCAAGAATCCCGACGAGCTGTCCGAGCACGCCCGGCGGGCGCTGGGTTGGCAGATCGTGAAACCCTACCAGCAGGACAACGGGATGCTGCGGGCCATCACGCTGGATCCGCGCCTCGAACAGCAGATCTCGCAGGGCGTGCGGCAGACCCCCATGGAGGTGTCCCTGGTCATGGAACCCAGACTGGCCCGGCACCTGGTCGAGG
- a CDS encoding EscU/YscU/HrcU family type III secretion system export apparatus switch protein, with the protein MSEQVGEKTEQPTPRRLEDAWKKGQFARSTEIQTVFVLGAGFLALLFTSREIWRILSVAVGSTLGHLHEVPLTPVAMHGHVVSTAVALGQCLWPIMAATILGGLLAGGIQSRFRTAPEALEAKWERLSVVSGFKRVFSIHSTVTAGIALLKLTVIVALTAQVIRGVLDDPIFTAMVDVQRINLFMADSARKIILRVLFALMVIAALDYGYQFWKNHRDMMMTRQEVKDEMKNTEGNPQVRAQQRRRRQGVNQRKMLMDVPQADVVVTNPTHLAIALRYDRRTMKAPRIVAKGSRLNALRIREVARQHQVPILEDKPLARLMFKHGRVGGEIPAQVFAAVAEVLAWVYRVNAYRYYREQHAGT; encoded by the coding sequence ATGAGCGAGCAAGTTGGCGAGAAGACCGAGCAACCGACACCGCGTCGGCTGGAGGACGCCTGGAAGAAGGGCCAGTTCGCGCGGAGCACGGAGATCCAGACGGTGTTTGTGCTGGGGGCCGGCTTCCTGGCGCTGTTGTTCACCAGCCGGGAGATCTGGCGGATCCTGAGCGTGGCGGTGGGCTCGACGCTCGGGCACCTGCACGAGGTGCCGCTGACGCCGGTGGCCATGCACGGGCATGTGGTGAGCACGGCGGTGGCCCTCGGTCAGTGCCTCTGGCCCATCATGGCGGCGACCATTCTCGGCGGATTGCTCGCCGGCGGCATTCAAAGCCGGTTTCGGACGGCTCCGGAGGCTCTGGAGGCGAAGTGGGAGCGGTTGAGCGTGGTGAGCGGGTTCAAGCGGGTCTTCTCGATCCATTCGACGGTGACCGCGGGCATCGCGCTGCTGAAGCTGACGGTGATCGTGGCTCTGACGGCGCAGGTGATCCGCGGGGTGCTCGACGACCCGATCTTCACCGCGATGGTGGATGTGCAGCGGATCAACCTGTTCATGGCCGACTCGGCGCGGAAGATCATCCTGCGGGTCCTCTTCGCCCTGATGGTCATCGCCGCCCTCGATTACGGATACCAGTTCTGGAAGAACCACCGTGACATGATGATGACCCGTCAGGAGGTCAAGGATGAGATGAAGAACACCGAGGGCAATCCCCAGGTGCGGGCCCAGCAGCGCCGTCGCCGCCAGGGCGTCAACCAGCGCAAGATGCTGATGGACGTGCCGCAGGCGGACGTGGTGGTGACCAACCCGACCCACCTTGCCATCGCCCTGCGGTACGACCGGCGGACGATGAAGGCTCCGCGCATCGTGGCCAAGGGATCGCGCCTGAATGCGCTGCGGATCCGCGAGGTGGCGCGGCAGCACCAGGTGCCGATCCTCGAAGACAAGCCGCTGGCCCGGCTGATGTTCAAGCACGGGCGGGTGGGCGGGGAGATCCCGGCCCAGGTCTTCGCGGCGGTCGCCGAGGTGCTGGCCTGGGTGTACCGGGTGAACGCCTACCGCTACTACCGCGAGCAACACGCCGGAACCTGA
- the fliR gene encoding flagellar biosynthetic protein FliR codes for MIPLTSEWLAGWVMVFLRASGLLMVFPVFSAPSVPVPIRVALGALLAFLVSPMVPGGVASGMDMAGLIGLMAAEVGIGLLFGFVCRMVFYAVEMAGAIIGAEIGLSLPPSYNPLTNSQASVPGTMLNYLATMLWLVLDLHHWMLVGFQRSFALLPVGTAGLPEAVLGEVLRWAGLVFVIALQMAAPVMAVSFIISLVFAVLGRAVSQMNVFTESFAVRLFSGLVVFGLGFQLMSHQIGNYLGRLPEDVVRIAALMRVRP; via the coding sequence ATGATACCGTTGACCTCCGAGTGGCTGGCCGGGTGGGTGATGGTCTTCCTGCGGGCGAGCGGCCTGCTGATGGTGTTTCCGGTTTTCTCCGCGCCGTCGGTCCCGGTGCCGATCCGGGTGGCGCTGGGCGCGCTGCTGGCCTTCCTGGTGAGCCCGATGGTGCCGGGCGGGGTGGCGTCGGGGATGGACATGGCCGGGTTGATCGGGCTGATGGCGGCGGAGGTGGGGATCGGGCTGCTGTTCGGATTTGTGTGCCGGATGGTCTTCTATGCGGTCGAAATGGCGGGGGCGATCATCGGGGCGGAGATCGGATTGAGCCTGCCGCCGAGCTACAACCCGCTGACCAACTCGCAGGCGAGCGTGCCGGGGACGATGCTGAACTACCTGGCGACGATGCTGTGGCTGGTGCTGGATCTGCACCACTGGATGCTGGTGGGGTTTCAGCGGTCGTTTGCGCTGCTGCCGGTGGGGACGGCGGGGTTGCCGGAGGCGGTGCTGGGCGAGGTGTTGCGCTGGGCCGGGCTGGTCTTCGTGATCGCGTTGCAGATGGCGGCGCCGGTGATGGCGGTGTCCTTCATCATCTCGCTGGTGTTTGCGGTTCTGGGACGGGCGGTGTCCCAGATGAACGTCTTCACGGAGAGTTTCGCCGTGCGCCTGTTCTCGGGCCTGGTGGTGTTCGGGCTCGGGTTCCAGTTGATGTCGCACCAGATCGGCAACTACCTGGGGCGGTTGCCGGAGGACGTGGTCCGCATCGCGGCCCTGATGCGGGTCCGGCCATAG
- a CDS encoding flagellar biosynthetic protein FliQ translates to MNPEFAAELLKSMMMQAVGLAAPFLLTAMLLGLAVSLFQTVTSIHEQTLTFVPKALGITGVLLVLLPYMLRTVIEFTVAVIERIPQMTR, encoded by the coding sequence ATGAATCCGGAATTCGCGGCGGAACTGTTGAAGTCGATGATGATGCAGGCGGTGGGCCTGGCGGCGCCCTTCCTGCTGACCGCCATGCTGCTGGGGCTGGCGGTGAGCCTCTTTCAGACCGTGACATCGATCCATGAGCAGACCCTGACGTTCGTGCCGAAGGCGCTGGGCATCACCGGGGTGCTGCTGGTGCTGCTGCCCTACATGTTGCGGACGGTGATCGAGTTCACGGTGGCGGTCATCGAGCGCATTCCGCAGATGACGCGATAG
- the fliP gene encoding flagellar type III secretion system pore protein FliP (The bacterial flagellar biogenesis protein FliP forms a type III secretion system (T3SS)-type pore required for flagellar assembly.) gives MRRSAGWIVRGLALVGLAACLVWGGVAEAQTVPAPEPAPASTGGMNLNIGVNGLSQASDVDSAIKVLFVITLLTLAPSLVLLMTSFTRIAIVLSFVRTALSVQGAPANQIIIGLSLFLTLFIMAPVWEEVDREALAPYRAGEIQGAEALDRATGPVRAFMLRQCRPKDVELFVGLAKLGPMAPEELPMKVVIPGFIVSELRTAFQMGFLLFVPFILIDLVVATVLMSMGMFMMPPMTISLPLKILLFVLVDGWNLIVRSVVLSFGG, from the coding sequence ATGAGGCGGAGCGCCGGGTGGATCGTTCGGGGGCTGGCGCTGGTCGGGCTGGCGGCGTGCCTGGTGTGGGGCGGGGTGGCGGAGGCGCAGACCGTTCCGGCACCGGAACCGGCCCCGGCCTCGACGGGGGGGATGAACCTGAACATCGGCGTGAACGGTCTGTCGCAGGCGTCGGATGTCGATTCGGCGATCAAGGTGCTGTTTGTCATCACGCTGCTGACGCTGGCGCCGTCGCTGGTGCTGCTGATGACGAGCTTCACCCGGATCGCGATCGTGCTGTCCTTCGTGCGAACGGCGTTGTCGGTGCAGGGGGCGCCGGCGAACCAGATCATCATCGGGCTCTCGCTGTTCCTGACCTTGTTCATCATGGCGCCGGTGTGGGAGGAAGTGGACCGGGAGGCGCTGGCACCCTACCGGGCCGGGGAGATCCAGGGGGCCGAGGCGCTGGACCGGGCGACCGGGCCGGTGCGGGCGTTCATGCTGCGTCAGTGCCGGCCGAAGGATGTGGAGCTGTTTGTCGGACTGGCGAAGCTGGGTCCGATGGCACCGGAGGAACTGCCGATGAAGGTGGTGATTCCGGGATTCATCGTGAGCGAACTGCGGACGGCGTTTCAGATGGGGTTCCTGCTGTTCGTGCCGTTCATTCTGATCGACCTGGTGGTGGCCACGGTGCTGATGAGCATGGGGATGTTCATGATGCCGCCGATGACCATCTCGCTTCCGTTGAAGATCCTGCTGTTTGTGCTGGTGGATGGATGGAACCTCATCGTGCGGTCGGTGGTGTTGAGTTTCGGGGGATGA